The Vairimorpha necatrix chromosome 1, complete sequence genome contains a region encoding:
- a CDS encoding MULE domain-containing protein, which translates to MDIPEVLQVDSKKNRFLRFDSGMQDNDRFIIFFSEFKKSMIEKIDTFVVDGTFKSSPQGFYKIVVFHGHIFGKSFPYIYILLKGKSERSYSRAFDKCKELVTMDVKNFVTDFERGLVNALRISFPGANCNGCLFHLGQVAYKRVGAMGDIEKFKNDSNYNLVFKKILLYFENNYLVSHVTREDNGGRAVANINFWNVFDRVKNEIPRTSNNAESWNRTINKRMETRNPNIALFISRILDCEEMDI; encoded by the exons ATGGATATACCCGAAGTCTTGCAAGTagattctaaaaaaaatcgttTTCTTAGATTTGATAGTGGTATGCAGGATAATGatagatttataatatttttttcagaattcaaaaaaagtatgattgaaaaaatagatACGTTCGTTGTCGATGGAACGTTTAAATCTTCTCCTCAAggattttacaaaattgtCGTCTTTCATGGACATATATTTGGCAAAAGTTTTCCatacatttatattttactcAAGGGAAAAAGTGAAAGGTCATATTCTAGAGCCTTCGATAAATGCAAGGAATTAGTTACTATGGATGTTAAGAACTTTGTGACTGATTTTGAGAGAGGATTGGTCAATGCATTACGAATATCTTTCCCTGGAGCAAATTGTAATGGATGCTTGTTTCATCTTGGGCAGGTAGCCTATAAAAGAGTCGGGGCAATGGGGGACATAGAAAAGTTTAAAAACGATTCTAACTATAATCTAGTATTCAAAAAGATTCTT TTATActttgaaaataattatttagttTCCCATGTAACAAGAGAAGATAATGGTGGGAGAGCTGTCgccaatataaatttttggaaTGTATTTGATagggtaaaaaatgaaattccTCGGACTTCTAACAATGCAGAAAGCTGGAATAGAACCATAAACAAGAGGATGGAGACAAGAAATCCAAATATCGctctttttatttcaagAATACTCGATTGTGAAGAAATGGATATATAA
- a CDS encoding FLYWCH-type domain-containing protein, giving the protein MNDNFEIFKGQRGGQNLIYEDQIYTLDYNKDGTRRWRCSNRSCRGAIIMNEQNEIVKKVIHSHEPVPEKCMFKRTIKKIKEQVAKSNENSLEIIKKTTPSIVNQLRYY; this is encoded by the coding sequence atgaacgacaactttgaaatttttaaaggtCAACGTGGAGGGCAAAATCTTATCTATGAAGATCAGATATACACTTTAGACTACAATAAGGACGGCACTAGGCGATGGAGGTGCAGTAATAGGTCTTGTAGAGGTGCCATTATAATGAATGAACAAAACGAAATCgttaaaaaagttattcATTCACATGAACCAGTACCTGAGAAATGCATGTTTAAAAGAactatcaaaaaaataaaagaacaAGTTGCTAAAAGTAATGAAAACTcattagaaataataaaaaaaacaactcCCAGCATTGTCAACCAGCTTAGATATTACTAA